One genomic segment of Ipomoea triloba cultivar NCNSP0323 chromosome 9, ASM357664v1 includes these proteins:
- the LOC116028639 gene encoding protein RAE1: MSAFGAASAANPNPNKSTEVAQPPSDSVSSLCFSPKANFLVATSWDNQVRCWEVMRSGTNIATVPKASISHDQPVLCSAWKDDGSTVFSGGCDKQVKMWPLAGGQPVTVAMHDAPVKEIAWVPEMSLLVTGSWDKTLRYWDLRQQNPAHVQQLPERCYALTVKHPLMVAGTADRNLIVFNLQNPQTEFKRIMSPLKYQTRCLAAFPDQQGFLVGSIEGRVGVHHIDDAQQSKNFTFKCHRENNDIYSVNSLNFHPIHGTFATSGSDGAFNFWDKDSKQRLKAMQRCSQPIPCSSFNNDGSIFAYAVCYDWSKGAENHNPATAKSYIFLHLPPESEVKGKPRIATGSRK; encoded by the exons ATGTCGGCATTTGGTGCGGCTAGTGCGGCGAATCCAAATCCTAATAAGTCTACTGAG GTCGCACAACCTCCCAGTGACTCAGTATCAAGCCTCTGTTTCAGCCCCAAGGCAAATTTCTTAGTGGCTACTTCATGGGATAATCAG GTACGTTGTTGGGAAGTAATGCGAAGTGGAACCAATATCGCCACAGTCCCCAAGGCATCTATATCTCATGACCAACCG GTTTTATGCTCTGCGTGGAAGGATGATGGGTCCACTGTCTTTTCTGGAGGTTGTGACAAGCAAGTAAAGATGTGGCCACTGGCTGGTGGTCAACCTGTAACTGTTGCCATGCATGATGCTCCTGTGAAAGAAATTGCTTGGGTTCCAGAGATGAGCCTCTTAGTCACAGGAAGCTGGGATAAAACCCTGAG GTATTGGGATCTTAGGCAACAGAATCCAGCACACGTCCAACAGCTTCCCGAGCGCTGCTATGCGCTAACTGTGAAGCATCCTTTAATGGTTGCTGGAACTGCTGATAGAAATCTGATAGTCTTTAATTTGCAAAATCCTCAG ACTGAGTTCAAGAGGATCATGTCACCTCTAAAGTACCAGACAAGGTGTTTGGCTGCCTTCCCTGATCAACAAGGTTTCCTG GTTGGCTCAATTGAAGGAAGGGTAGGCGTACACCACATTGATGATGCACAGCAAAGTAAAAACTTCACTTTCAAATGCCACAGAGAGAACAATGACATTTACTCTGTCAACTCTCTGAATTTCCATCCT ATACATGGGACTTTTGCTACTTCTGGATCTGATGGGGCCTTCAACTTTTGGGATAAAGACAGCAAACAGAGGCTCAAG gCAATGCAACGCTGCAGTCAGCCTATTCCTTGCAGCTCTTTCAACAACGATGGCTCAATATTTGCATACGCG GTCTGCTATGATTGGAGCAAGGGTGCAGAGAATCATAATCCAGCAACTGCAAAGTCCTACATTTTCCTGCACTTGCCACCG GAAAGTGAAGTCAAAGGAAAACCAAGAATCGCAACAGGCagtagaaaatga
- the LOC116029270 gene encoding aminotransferase ALD1, chloroplastic, with amino-acid sequence MMMAQLHMMILKEPMMSSPPSFKVHKESFVTAYRTKVARNANLEKLRTNYLFPEICERELQHINKYPNAKVIRLGVGDTTEPIPSPVTLSMATYALGLSTPEGYRGYGLEQGNKELRKALAETFYKDMGIKDTEVFVSDGAQADITRIQLLLGSDVSVAVQDPSFPAYIDSSVILGQSGDLEGNSGRYQNLEYMKCDSQNNFFPDLSKTPRTDVIFFCSPNNPTGHAATREQLQQLVDFARENGSIIVYDAAYAAYISDSSPKSIYEIPGARKVAIEVSSFSKFAGFTGVRLGWSVVPDELTYADGSPVINDFNRIVCTCFNGASSVVQAGGLTCLSTEGFKKVKSVVDYYKENANILVETFTSLGLNVCGGRNAPYVWVHFPGSRSWDVFNEILEKTHILTVPGTGFGPGGEEYIRVSAFGHRQNIIEASKRLEGLLS; translated from the exons atgatgATGGCTCAACTACACATGATGATTCTCAAGGAGCCCATGATGAGTAGTCCTCCCAG TTTCAAAGTGCACAAGGAAAGTTTTG TGACTGCTTATCGCACGAAAGTAGCTCGGAATGCAAACCTGGAAAAGCTACGAACTAATTATCTATTTCCTGAG ATATGTGAACGGGAGCTTCAACACATAAACAAGTATCCAAATGCGAAGGTTATAAGGCTTGGGGTTGGAGACACAACAGAGCCCATACCTTCACCTGTAACTTTAAGCATGGCTact TATGCTCTTGGGCTTTCCACTCCTGAGGGGTATAGAGGATATGGGCTTGAACAGGGAAACAAG GAATTAAGAAAAGCACTTGCAGAAACATTTTACAAAGACATGGGAATAAAAGATACAGAGGTATTTGTATCAGATGGTGCACAAGCTGACATTACTAGAATTCAG CTGCTTCTGGGATCCGATGTGTCTGTTGCTGTCCAGGACCCGTCTTTTCCA GCTTATATTGATTCGAGTGTAATCCTGGGCCAGAGTGGTGATCTCGAGGGCAATTCAGGGCGGTATCAGAATCTTGAATACATGAAATGCGACTCTCAGAATAACTTCTTCCCTGATCTGTCAAAAACACCGAGAACAGATGTTATCTTCTTCTGCTCCCCGAACAACCCCACAGGCCATGCGGCCACGAGGGAGCAGTTGCAGCAACTAGTGGACTTTGCCCGAGAAAATGGATCAATCATTGTTTATGATGCTGCCTATGCTGCTTACATTTCAGACTCGAGTCCCAAATCAATATACGAAATTCCCGGTGCCAGAAAG GTTGCCATAGAAGTTTCCTCGTTCTCCAAGTTTGCGGGCTTCACTGGTGTCCGTCTTGGCTGGAGCGTTGTGCCTGATGAGCTCACCTACGCTGATGGCTCTCCCGTTATAAACGATTTCAATCGTATTGTCTGCACCTGCTTCAATGGCGCTTCCAGTGTAGTTCAGGCTGGCGGGCTAACCTGTCTAAGCACAGAGGGATTCAAG AAAGTGAAATCAGTGGTCGACTACTACAAGGAGAATGCAAATATTCTGGTCGAGACTTTCACTTCATTAGGATTGAATGTCTGTGGTGGTAGAAATGCGCCCTACGTTTGGGTACATTTTCCGGGTTCAAGGTCATGGGATGTGTTCAACGAGATTCTTGAAAAGACACACATACTTACAGTTCCTGGAACAGGTTTTGGCCCCGGTGGAGAAGAGTACATAAGAGTTTCTGCTTTTGGACACAGACAGAACATCATCGAAGCATCAAAAAGGCTCGAGGGCCTTCTATCATGA
- the LOC116029164 gene encoding BRASSINOSTEROID INSENSITIVE 1-associated receptor kinase 1-like, giving the protein MKKNKLGIMDRRVPLIWVSASAALLFLFLPFLQLSLVSGNSEGDALNALKTNLVDPNNVLQSWDPTLVNPCTWFHVTCNSDNSVTRVDLGNANLTGQLVPQLGQLPNLQYLELYSNNISGRVPTELGNLTNLVSLDLYLNTLSGPIPDTLGKLQKLRFLRLNNNSLTGLIPMSLTTVTTLQVLDLSNNHLRGPTPVNGSFSLFTPISFANNPELQTPPVSPPPPLSPTPPSSPVGNSATGAIAGGVAAGAALLFAAPAILLAWWRRRKPQDHFFDVPAEEDPEVHLGQLKKFSLRELQVATDNFSNKNILGRGGFGKVYKGRLADGSLVAVKRLKEERTQGGELQFQTEVEMISMAVHRNLLRLRGFCMTPTERLLVYPYMANGSVASRLRERPDSQPPLDWPIRKCIALGSARGLAYLHDHCDPKIIHRDVKAANILLDEEFEAVVGDFGLAKLMDYKDTHVTTAVRGTIGHIAPEYLSTGKSSEKTDVFGYGVMLLELITGQRAFDLARLANDDDVMLLDWVKGLLKEKKYETLVDGDLQGNYIEEEVEQLIQVALLCTQSSPGERPKMSEVVRMLEGDGLAERWEEWQEEEMFRSDVNHMHHPNTDWIIADSTSNLRPDELSGPR; this is encoded by the exons ATGAAGAAGAATAAGTTGGGAATCATGGATCGGAGGGTGCCTTTGATCTGGGTTTCTGCTTCTGCTGCTCTTCTATTCTTGTTTTTGCCGTTTCTTCAATTGTCACTAGTCTCTGGCAACTCTGAAG GTGATGCATTGAATGCCTTGAAGACCAATTTGGTGGATCCTAACAATGTTCTTCAGAGTTGGGATCCAACCCTTGTTAATCCCTGCACATGGTTTCATGTTACATGCAACAGTGACAATAGTGTTACTAGAGT GGATCTGGGAAATGCAAATTTGACGGGTCAACTGGTTCCACAGCTTGGTCAGCTTCCAAATTTGCAGTACTT GGAACTTTATAGCAATAATATAAGTGGAAGAGTTCCTACTGAGCTCGGAAACTTAACTAATTTAGTTAGTTTGGATCTCTACCTGAACACCTTGAGTGGTCCTATCCCCGACACTTTGGGCAAGCTCCAAAAACTTCGCTTCCT GAGGCTCAACAACAACAGTTTGACTGGTCTTATTCCCATGTCTTTAACTACAGTTACTACACTGCAAGTTCT TGATCTGTCAAACAACCATCTACGAGGACCAACTCCAGTCAATGGTTCCTTTTCACTATTTACTCCTATCAG TTTTGCCAATAATCCAGAACTGCAAACTCCTCCGGTTTCTCCTCCTCCACCGCTTTCTCCAACACCCCCTTCTTCTCCAG TGGGCAACAGTGCGACTGGGGCCATTGCTGGAGGGGTTGCTGCGGGCGCAGCTCTACTGTTTGCGGCTCCCGCAATTTTGCTTGCTTGGTGGAGGAGAAGGAAACCGCAAGACCATTTCTTTGATGTTCCCG CTGAGGAGGACCCTGAAGTGCATCTTGGACAGCTAAAGAAGTTTTCTTTGCGTGAACTACAAGTTGCTACTGACAATTTTAGCAATAAAAATATACTTGGTAGAGGTGGATTTGGTAAAGTTTACAAGGGGCGGTTAGCTGATGGCTCGTTAGTTGCTGTTAAAAGACTGAAGGAGGAACGTACTCAAGGCGGGGAGTTACAGTTCCAGACCGAGGTTGAAATGATTAGTATGGCTGTGCATAGAAATCTTCTCCGTTTGCGTGGCTTTTGCATGACGCCAACTGAGCGGTTGCTTGTTTATCCGTATATGGCGAATGGAAGTGTTGCATCTCGTTTAAGAG AGCGACCTGACTCACAGCCCCCGCTTGATTGGCCGATAAGGAAGTGTATTGCTCTGGGATCTGCTAGAGGCCTTGCTTATTTGCATGACCACTGTGATCCTAAGATTATCCACCGTGATGTCAAAGCTGCGAATATTTTGTTGGACGAGGAGTTTGAAGCTGTTGTTGGAGATTTTGGGCTTGCGAAACTTATGGACTACAAGGATACTCATGTTACGACTGCTGTACGTGGTACAATTGGGCATATAGCGCCGGAATATCTATCAACTGGAAAATCTTCAGAGAAAACTGATGTTTTTGGTTATGGAGTCATGCTTCTCGAGCTCATAACTGGGCAGAGAGCCTTCGATCTTGCTCGTCTtgctaatgatgatgatgtcaTGTTACTTGATTGG GTTAAGGGGCTTCTAAAGGAGAAGAAGTACGAAACATTGGTTGATGGAGATCTTCAAGGTAATTATATTGAAGAAGAGGTGGAGCAGCTGATTCAGGTAGCTCTGCTGTGCACGCAGAGTTCCCCCGGGGAACGTCCAAAGATGTCGGAAGTTGTGAGAATGCTTGAAGGCGATGGGCTTGCAGAGCGGTGGGAAGAGTGGCAGGAGGAGGAAATGTTCCGATCAGACGTAAACCACATGCACCACCCTAACACTGATTGGATTATTGCCGACTCCACTTCAAATCTTCGCCCGGATGAGTTATCCGGGCCAAGATGA
- the LOC116029269 gene encoding F-box/kelch-repeat protein At1g22040-like: MGGVLSLNNHKSGTSAVNEVSQGEMCKRQRMSPFLWEDNPRLIPSLPDEISIQILARVPRSLYLVAKLVSRSWRDAITSSELYRLRKELGTTEEWLYILTKINGDNLLWYALDPLSRKWQRLPPMPNVSAEDGSRRGFSGLRVWNMVGSTIIADAIRGWLGRKDSLDQIPFCGCAIGAVDGYLYVLGGFCRASAMKCVWRYDPMLNAWSEVSPMSIGRAYSKTGVLNGKLYVVGGVTRDHGGLTPLQSAEVFDPHTGEWTEVPSMPFSKAQMVPTAFLADLLKPIATGMTSYRGKLYVPQSLYCWPFFVDVGGEVYDPETNIWVEMPMGMGEGWPAKQAGTKLSVIVDGELYALDPSSSLDSARIKVYDYQDDTWKSIEGDVPIRDHTDSESPYLLAGFLGKLHVITKDTNHNILVMQADRQNQPVHSPSTSSASLSTLSQEFCEPVSESDANIWKVIATMSGGSAELVSCQILDM, translated from the coding sequence ATGGGCGGAGTATTGAGTTTAAATAATCACAAGTCAGGTACGAGTGCAGTCAATGAGGTTTCACAGGGTGAAATGTGTAAAAGACAAAGGATGTCGCCCTTTCTCTGGGAAGACAACCCACGGTTGATACCCAGCCTACCCGATGAGATATCGATCCAGATTCTTGCAAGAGTTCCAAGAAGTTTGTACTTAGTTGCAAAACTAGTATCACGCAGCTGGAGAGATGCTATTACGAGTTCTGAACTATACAGATTAAGAAAAGAACTTGGAACAACTGAAGAATGGCTCTACATACTGACAAAGATTAATGGTGATAATCTTTTGTGGTATGCCTTAGATCCGCTTTCCAGGAAATGGCAGAGGTTGCCGCCAATGCCCAATGTTTCCGCCGAAGATGGATCTAGAAGAGGCTTCTCTGGTCTTCGAGTTTGGAACATGGTGGGTTCAACCATCATTGCGGATGCCATAAGGGGTTGGCTTGGAAGGAAAGATTCTCTTGATCAAATTCCTTTCTGTGGCTGTGCCATCGGAGCTGTTGATGGCTATCTCTATGTCTTGGGAGGATTTTGCAGAGCTTCAGCTATGAAATGTGTCTGGCGCTATGATCCAATGCTGAATGCTTGGAGTGAAGTCAGTCCAATGTCCATTGGTAGAGCTTATAGCAAGACCGGTGTCTTAAATGGTAAGCTGTATGTAGTTGGAGGTGTTACTCGGGATCATGGTGGACTGACCCCTCTCCAGTCTGCAGAAGTCTTTGATCCTCATACTGGTGAATGGACTGAAGTGCCAAGCATGCCATTTTCTAAAGCTCAGATGGTACCAACTGCTTTTTTAGCCGATTTACTCAAGCCTATTGCAACTGGGATGACGTCTTATAGGGGGAAACTATATGTTCCTCAAAGTTTGTATTGCTGGCCTTTTTTTGTTGATGTTGGAGGGGAGGTATACGATCCCGAAACAAATATATGGGTTGAAATGCCAATGGGGATGGGAGAGGGTTGGCCTGCTAAACAAGCAGGAACGAAATTGAGTGTTATTGTTGATGGAGAATTGTATGCACTAGACCCCTCTAGCTCACTAGACAGTGCTAGGATAAAAGTGTATGATTACCAAGATGATACTTGGAAGTCTATTGAAGGAGATGTACCCATTCGGGACCATACTGATTCAGAATCTCCATATCTACTTGCCGGATTTCTTGGAAAGCTCCATGTTATTACTAAAGATACAAACCATAATATCCTGGTCATGCAGGCTGATAGGCAAAACCAACCAGTTCATTCTCCATCAACCTCCTCAGCTTCTCTGAGTACCTTGTCCCAAGAGTTTTGCGAACCAGTGTCAGAATCCGATGCAAATATTTGGAAAGTTATTGCCACGATGAGCGGTGGATCAGCAGAGCTGGTTAGCTGTCAGATTCTTGATATGTAA